One genomic window of Dermacentor andersoni chromosome 8, qqDerAnde1_hic_scaffold, whole genome shotgun sequence includes the following:
- the LOC129383642 gene encoding uncharacterized protein has protein sequence MSLAESITAKMACHAPSKVVGQVEVAMQCSLPLADKSVGCSLKPESKSRSVQTTEAVKQLSSSSASRPLISASTAKCDNSKQGCLHRCELCDYEADELFLLEAHASIHTGEKLFHCPSCPQSFPQKQRLKTHLLTHTGKTPFQCTSCFRSFSIKAHLKEHLRIHTGEKPFHCLLCPQSFSQKSNLKTHLLTHTGEKPYRCPSCSQRFSRKSYMKAHLHTHTGEKPYQCPSCSQSFSRKTSLKQHLYSHTGEKPYQCPSCSRGFSRKGDLKMHLLTHTSEKPFDCPSCGQSFSRKSNLKVHLRTHTGDKPYQCPSCSQSFSHWSTFRKHMRQEAISVPTLPSEVLVEECPKDTPVHSYR, from the exons ATGAGCCTAGCTGAAAGCATCACTGCCAAAATGGCATGCCACGCCCCTTCAAAGGTCGTTGGTCAGGTCGAGGTTGCCATGCAGTGCAGCTTGCCTCTAGCTGACAAGTCTGTCGGCTGCTCGTTGAAACCAGAGAGCAAGTCTAGGAGCGTGCAGACTACGGAGGCTGTGAAACAGTTAAGCTCCTCCTCAG catcGAGGCCTTTAATTTCTGCATCAACTGCCAAATGTGACAACTCAAAGCAAGGATGCCTCCACCGATGTGAGCTATGTGACTATGAGGCTGATGAACTATTTCTTCTGGAAGCACATGCCAGCATCCATACTGGCGAGAAGCTCTTTCattgcccttcatgccctcagagcTTTCCACAAAAGCAGAGACTGAAAACCCACCTGCTCACCCACACAGGCAAGACGCCATTTCAGTGCACTTCATGCTTTCGGAGCTTCTCGATAAAGGCTCACCTGAAAGAGCACCTGCGCATCCATACGGGCGAGAAACCatttcattgccttttatgccctCAGAGCTTTTCTCAAAAGTCCAACCTGAAAACCCACCTgctcacccacacaggcgagaagccatatcgatgcccttcatgctctcaacGCTTCTCGCGCAAGTCTTACATGAAAGCCCATCTgcacacccacacaggtgagaagccatatcagtgcccttcatgctctcagagcttctcgcgAAAGACCTCCCTGAAACAGCACCTGTAcagccacacaggcgagaagccatatcagtgcccttcatgctctcggggcTTCTCACGAAAGGGCGACCTGAAAATGCACCTCCTCACTCACACaagcgagaagccatttgactgcccttcatgcGGTCAGAGCTTCTCCCGAAAGAGCAACCTGAAagtccacctgcgcacccacacaggcgataagccatatcagtgcccttcatgctctcagagcttctcacactGGAGCACCTTCAGGAAACACATGAGgcaagaagccatttcagtgcccacTCTACCTTCAGAGGTTCTCGTTGAGGAATGCCCTAAAGATACACCAGTGCATTCATACAGGTGA